TGGCGTCATCAATGGTCTGGATATCAATCTGATCGCCCAGAACTGGCTTCATACCAACAGCATCTATGGTGGCGGCGGCTCGGGCGGCGGAGCCGGAGCCAACGTGCCCGAGCCCTCGACGATGGCCATGCTGATCGGTATCGGGATCTGTGGACTTACGAGTACACTACGGCGTCGGAAGTCGATCGGATCCTAGCGAGTGTGCCGGCGGTTGCCTTCTATGCGTCGAATGCAGAAAAAACGACGCGGATTCACGCTCGTCGAGCTACTGGTGGTGATCGCCGTCATCGGGGTGCTGATCGCACTATTGCTGCCGGCGGTGCAAATGGCCCGCGAGGCCGCGCGGCGCATGAGCTGCGAAAACAATTTCAAGCAGCTTGGGCTTGCGTTACATGATTTTGAAAGCGCAAATGGACAATTCCCTACAGGCTCTGTGGCAAAGGCCTATCCTCCGGGGAATCTAAGCTTTCTCCAAACTTTTTATCGCTGGTCGGCGTTCGCGTACCTGGCCCCCTACTTCGAACAAGGAAACCTGATCGGAGCGCTGGACCTCACCGTGCCCATGTATGGCGCGAGCGGCCCGGCGGCTGCACAGAACGGCATCGTTTTCGCTACTGTGATTCCGTTGCTACTTTGTCCAAGTGATATTCAGGAAGTAACGGACATCGGCTTCGGCCCGACCAACTATGCGATGTGCGCCGGCACCGGCCTTCCGGGCGGAAGTCCGATCGCGGCCGACGGATTGTTCTACGTCAATTCGGCGACACGCTTCGCCGATATCATTGACGGTTCCTCACAAACGCTCGCGGCTTCTGAAAGTTTGTTAGGTACCGGCTTGGAGCCACTGACCGTAGCGTCGCAAGTGGATCCTCGCCGCGATTACTCTTTCTATCTGGGTGCGCCAATAAGTGACGCGATCTGCGCCGCACCAACGATTTGGAACTTCACCAATCGTCGCGGTTTTTCCTGGGCTGACGGCGAACTGCGGTGCGCACTCTACAATCACTATTACCCGCCAAACTACCGCGGCACCGACTGTATGGGTGCGAACCAATCAGGGCAACCGACTTTGCGTAACACAGCCTATGGTTGGCGTGCCGCCAGAAGTATGCACCCCGGCGGTGTGAATGCATTGCGGGCCGACGGATCTTGCCAGTTCTTTAACGAATCGATTGATCTGGCTACGTGGCAAACGCTCTCCACGCGCGGGCAGTCGGAAGTCCCCGCTGGCAATTGATGGGTGTGCCGGAAGCAGACTAAGCCGCCGCCCAATGCCGCCAGATTGTCTTGCTTGCCGGATCGAATTCAGGCAGTTGAAATACTGTTGTGCACGGCGCGTCGTTCGGAAAAAGTGCGTTCGCTACGCGCTTCTAAATCGCCCGTCGGCCGCCAGCACATCGAGCAAGTCTTCGTCGACGCTCGAAGCCAGCAATTGACCAAACATGGCGGTCCCGGCATCAGCGACGGGCCATTTCGACGAATTCGGCACAGATTTGCCTGATTGATGTGCCGCCGAGGATAAAGTCGACAAACCCGCCAGGCCGCCGCTGACCGACTTCTGTGAAAGAACGTGGTCGATCGATGCAGCAAACTGCGGCGCGTCGAGCTTGCCGATAAACGATGCCGTACGATCAAGCGCCTGCGGACTGGCGAACGACGGCGCGAGCTCAAAGAGCAGCTGTGCCGGCGAGGATGCCACAGCACTCGTCACGTTCGCACTGGCAACGCTCAACGCCGCAACGTCAGCCCGCGCTGCGGCAAGCACGCTGCCATTGGCGTCGTTTTGCGCTACTTGGATAACTGCAGCGCTGGCCGCAGCGCCGTTAATATTATCGATCGTGGCGTTGCCGGTTCCGACGGTATCGAT
This genomic stretch from Pirellulales bacterium harbors:
- a CDS encoding DUF1559 domain-containing protein, translating into MRRMQKKRRGFTLVELLVVIAVIGVLIALLLPAVQMAREAARRMSCENNFKQLGLALHDFESANGQFPTGSVAKAYPPGNLSFLQTFYRWSAFAYLAPYFEQGNLIGALDLTVPMYGASGPAAAQNGIVFATVIPLLLCPSDIQEVTDIGFGPTNYAMCAGTGLPGGSPIAADGLFYVNSATRFADIIDGSSQTLAASESLLGTGLEPLTVASQVDPRRDYSFYLGAPISDAICAAPTIWNFTNRRGFSWADGELRCALYNHYYPPNYRGTDCMGANQSGQPTLRNTAYGWRAARSMHPGGVNALRADGSCQFFNESIDLATWQTLSTRGQSEVPAGN